Proteins from one Pseudomonas grandcourensis genomic window:
- a CDS encoding 1-acyl-sn-glycerol-3-phosphate acyltransferase, with protein sequence MMGEFDAIRPYDDSEVPAVLARLLGDKAFLDILTHFRFPRFAGALGWALKPLIAHRLRREFAGITSVATLQDKVEHYVDHTIERATDGVTYTGVEQFKSGSAYLFIANHRDIVMDPAFVNYAVYHAGLPTPRIAIGDNLLQKPFVSDLMRLNKSFIVHRSISGRREKMAAYQLLSAYINHSIRNDCASIWIAQAEGRAKDGDDRTESAILKMFHMSRKDEPFGEVIQSLNLTPVSISYEYDPCDQAKARELYIRATTGSYTKVPGEDDVSIAKGITGYKGRVHVNFAAPITELFEDTKQLAVEMDRQILSGYRLFPVHYLAYAQWKDADPQLQVPKAAEVFPAEELARAQEEWQRRLDACPEEHRPFLVLQYATPVRNQYRVKAGLPL encoded by the coding sequence AGTCCCGGCAGTGCTGGCACGACTGCTCGGCGACAAGGCGTTTCTAGATATCCTCACCCACTTCCGCTTCCCGCGTTTCGCCGGCGCTTTAGGCTGGGCACTCAAACCTCTTATAGCCCATCGGTTGCGCCGTGAGTTTGCCGGCATTACCTCGGTGGCCACGTTACAGGACAAAGTCGAACATTACGTCGACCATACCATCGAGCGCGCCACCGACGGTGTCACCTATACCGGGGTGGAGCAATTCAAATCCGGCAGCGCCTACCTGTTCATCGCCAACCACCGCGACATCGTGATGGACCCGGCCTTCGTCAACTATGCCGTGTACCACGCCGGTCTGCCGACCCCGCGTATCGCCATTGGCGACAACCTGCTGCAAAAGCCCTTCGTCAGCGACCTGATGCGCCTGAACAAGAGCTTCATCGTGCACCGCTCGATCAGCGGACGCCGGGAGAAAATGGCGGCTTATCAACTGTTGTCGGCATACATCAACCATTCGATCCGCAACGATTGCGCCTCGATCTGGATCGCCCAGGCCGAAGGCCGTGCCAAGGACGGTGACGACCGTACCGAATCGGCGATCCTCAAAATGTTCCACATGAGCCGCAAGGACGAGCCGTTCGGCGAAGTCATTCAGTCGCTGAACCTGACCCCGGTGTCGATCAGCTACGAGTACGACCCGTGCGACCAGGCCAAGGCCCGCGAGCTTTACATCCGCGCCACCACCGGCAGCTACACCAAGGTACCGGGCGAGGATGACGTGAGCATCGCCAAGGGCATCACCGGCTACAAGGGCCGGGTGCACGTGAACTTTGCCGCGCCGATCACCGAACTGTTCGAAGACACCAAGCAACTGGCGGTCGAAATGGACAGGCAAATCCTCAGCGGATACCGTCTGTTCCCGGTGCACTACCTGGCTTACGCGCAGTGGAAAGACGCCGATCCGCAGTTGCAGGTGCCGAAAGCCGCCGAAGTGTTCCCAGCCGAGGAACTGGCCAGGGCCCAGGAAGAATGGCAGCGCCGCCTGGACGCCTGCCCTGAAGAGCATCGTCCATTCCTGGTGCTGCAATATGCGACACCGGTGCGCAATCAATACCGGGTGAAGGCTGGGTTGCCGCTGTAA